The Acipenser ruthenus chromosome 15, fAciRut3.2 maternal haplotype, whole genome shotgun sequence genomic sequence ATGGATATAATTAGGAACCCAGGTTATTTAAACTCTTTGTCTAAATGTTGCTGTAGTCTAACTCTCACATGAGCTGACTgaaaaccatttttttgttttgtttgtttggaccTTGTTGAATCGTGATTGTCTAATAATCTTCTGTTTGAAAGGTTCTGTTACATCTGTAATATGGTTGTGTTTTTATTACACTGAGATAATTTAAAGAGTTTTCCTCCTGTGTTGCAGGTGATTGAGCTTCCCCTCACAAACCCTGAGCTTTTCCTGCGTGTGGGGATCATCCCTCCCAAAGGCTGCCTGCTGTATGGACCACCAGGTAAACAGCCCCTGTACTGTGTTAATTACCTTCAGCCTGCCATTTACCATTACCTAATTGTGACACTGGGTAGGAGGGAAAGGTTTCATTATAACCCAGTTTCTTTTGAAGAGTTGCATGTGTTAAAGTTAGAACACTATGGATCCAAGCATGCGATTACAGTGTTGCTTTtagattttgttgaaaatatctaTTTAACTGAGTGGTGTACACTTTGGTTTCATGCACTTCAGTTTTATGCTATTCTAAGACTGCTCTTGCAATTCAAAAGTTAATGCACTAACAAGAAATTAAAcataatgttaaaaacaaaacgcTTAAAATAGCCTTTGGTATACACAGTCACATTGTTCTGTAAAGAAACAATACTAGTGCAGGAACAGTGAACATTACATACCATGACAAAAGGTCTGTACAGTAGGGTGGAAGAACATTCTCTTCATTCTCACAGAGTGTTTTTTGTCTTTCAGGCACAGGGAAGACACTGCTGGCCAGAGCTGTTGCCAGTCAGCTGGACTGTAATTTCTTAAAGGTAACGCATCTCATTTGTCTTTGTCTACATGATCGTTGAAATGAGCGTGCTCAAAATGCTTTTCGAGGGCAGGGATTGCTTGCACTGCTGTTGTTAATTTATTGAACCTGTTTCCTGTGTTCAGGTGGTCTCCAGTTCTATAGTTGACAAGTACATTGGGGAGAGCGCCAGGCTGATCAGAGAGATGTTCAACTACGCCAGGGATCACCAGCCCTGTATCATCTTCATGGATGAGATTGATGCTATTGGTAAGAAGACCAGAGTCCGTCAGCCTCCTAAATTTTAGTTTTTGGATGGCCAAGAGTTCAACAAAGGTTCATGATGTATAGCAAAAGTGTGTTCATAATTTAAATTTGTCTTGTATCTTATGATTATGGCCCATGCTGGAAGATCTGTATTGCCATACCACTAAACTGTTGTTGCCCTTCTAAGTAATATCACAGATAGCTGAGCATGAAGCTTCCATGTGGTCCGtgtgtgtttcatttattttttgccatTCTGTGTTCACCGTAAAACTTCTTGCAGGTGGGCGTCGATTTTCTGAGGGCACCTCGGCTGACCGAGAGATCCAGAGGACCCTGATGGAGGTGAGGGCTCCCTGTCCTGCCAGACCTGTTTTGATTCATGCTGAGAGAACCCACCACCAACCAAAATACTCCTTTCCAACAATTAACCCATATGTATTTAATTAGTCAATTTAGTTGTTGGACATATTTAAGTTCTGTGCCTGTGACCTTCCTGCAGCTGCTGAACCAGATGGACGGCTTCGACACGCTGCACAGAGTCAAGATGATAATGGCGACGAATCGTCCCGACACCCTGGACCCTGCACTGCTGCGCCCAGGTCGCCTGGACCGCAAGATCCGTAAGAATCGCTCTCTGAACACATTGACAGTACAAGCAAGATCCATGCATACTGCTCCTTGAATCCATTGACTGTGCAGAACAGTACAGTATAATACAAGCAAGATCCACGTGAACTGCATCCTGAACCTATTGattgtacaatacagtacaatagtgtacaAGCAAGATCATTAGGATCTGCTGTCTGTGCCTTCTGATAGGatgatacagtacaatataatttACAAGCAAGGCACATAGGAGCTGCTGCCTGAACCACTGACAATACAAGACCTTGCACAATACAGTTCTGTAAGAggttatttaatacctgccgcaCTAAGTTTTAATCCTTCCTTTCCAGATATTGAACTGCCCAATGAACAGGCACGCTTGGACATCCTGAAAATTCACTCTGGGCCCATCACAAAGCATGGAGAAATGGGTTGGTGCTCATGAGTGGAATGACCTAATTTAGAACTTTAtaatattttatcatttttattttatactttggAAAGCTGCTGCAGAAAATCTGTtcttgtatgcatttttttttttttttagttgaaatgtatattttgcgTAAGAGATTCTCCTGAGTTCTTGTCTGTCCTATTCGCAGATTATGAAGCGATTGTGAAGCTCTCCGATGGGTTTAATGGAGCTGATTTGAGAAATGTGTGTACCGAAGCAGGTGAGTAATCCACTTTTTTCAATCTGTAAACCAGGCAAAACACAGAAAGGGCATTTCATTATTAAAGGCATTCCACCTGTTAACAGTACAGTTACAGATGTATAGAATATATGGCATTAACTaaacagaaactgcaatatttatGCCCTAAATCCCGAAGTTTCCTCTGATTTAATACAACTCTAAACACCAATTGTTGTACGATTGGCCCACCTGTGACCTGGGTTTCTTCTTGTGAGCATGGTGGGAAAAGCAATACAACCATGATACACAACAGACCATTCATTACCCAAGGCTAGCTCACAATGGGGTAATGGTCAAGCATAAACTACCAAGAGGTGTCCCTCTCTTTTCTCAGGCATGTTTGCAATTCGTGCCGACCACGAGTATGTGACCCAGGAAGACTTCATGAAGGCGGTCCGCAAGGTGGCGGACTCTAAGAAGCTGGAATCCAAGCTGGACTACAAGCCGATATAATACCAGCGATTCAGGAGTGTTGTTGAGTGCATGGGTATATCTTTCTTATGAaaagattataatttttttttaaatgggaagtTTGCTATTTCTGTACTGttacgtttatatatatatatatataaattatacacaCAGCTGTAGAGTGTAGTAAACCACTAACTTTAGACTAACTTAATAATCTGTGTTTTGTAACAGAAGGATGCAgatctctttgttttgttttcttctgggGAATATGGATATCATCTTGCAAAACTGTTCAAATGTACTTCCATATTGTATACTCTTTATACCATTTCTACCCAAGTGTAATGAGTATCCTCCAGGGACTTCAAGAAAAGAGCTGATTTAAATAGTCTTATACACGATTGTTCTTTTGGATCTgtcatgtttttggtttttttgtccccaaagattcaaataaaaaaaaatgtaattgcagtatccatttcatttttgtgcatctttttttttttaattaatgtaaattTGGTTAATTTGAAAAAACATTTGTTATCATGAAAgatgtattaaataatgtatttgtctgGTTAACTATCTCTGCAAAAGACATAACTTATGCAACTTCCTGAACGACAACATACTAGTGTAACTATACCCTCAAGAAATACACAGAAGTGCATTGCATTTTAGAACAATATCTTTAATTAGAAAGTTTTAAGTAGTGTTGCTCTGATTTCATCTGTTACACTAAACCGAATGACAGTACACACTTGAAAAGCACAACCACACAGTGTACTGGTAATCATGTGCAACGTCATGCTAAATGACCAGGCCAGGGTGGACGATGAGACCTTGCCAGTACAAGCCTTTGTTCCACGGATGTTATAAATGATTTATTATACTTCCATCTAGATCCAAAATGATTTGGTGTACCCTGCTGGAGATATAATGGAGGAAGCCTACATACTTCTACCTAGGAACCTGCGCCTCAGTTGTGATGAAGTAAGAGTATTACCACAAAGTGGCAGTCAGGGTATAAGGAGGTGCCTGCcttgtatttatatattgtagAATTAGCCCAAGGTTTGCCCCTAGATTATGTGTTTTCTTGGCCTTGGGAAGTTTTTGAACGTATACACTGGTGATATATACAGAACATAGGCTCAGTTCAGTACCTAACGGGTACAGTACATGCTTGCTAAACATGAATGTAAAATGTGAAGCCCATGTGCAATATACAGTAGGTTAGTGGGTTCTGAACAAAGAAGTAAAGCCAAGAAGAGAGTCATAAAGCACTGGTTTTCCTCTTCATGTGTGGATGATCAATGCTATTTTGGTATGACAGAAGAAAGAAATTGGTCACGCAGGCATATTACACAATGATTGGGCCAGGTTCTTGCATGGTTATTTAttttgcgctctctctctctctctctctctttctctctctctctctctctctctctacaccagTACACCAGGCCGTCgccagctatgaggcacgggcctctgttaaaatcatactaatgaTGATTTATTTAGGCTCTTTTGCACGTCActttgctgcaaaataaaatgcatttcctcCCTTGTTATATGCATATATAAAaagtcccgctgatatctatagcctctgtgctcctcaaaatcttttactgtcattgcagactacaggGACAGTATACTGGGGGCTGGCTACGGCCCTGTAtatctacattatatatatatatatatatatatttatatatatacacacacacacacacacacaccttttttttttcaagtttttgaaatttaaaaacacTTGTGAAGTTGCCctttatatgcattataaaatagatacatagctaGGAAACTTCATGTGGCAATAGTATTTACGCAGGAGAGATATATATTTAGGTTTTGTAATATCTTGCTTTACTAATTGTGTAACATCCAGCTGTAGAAATGCATTCAATGCAGCTCATAATCGAAAAAatgaatatcccaaaagcatgtcatttttttaaaatactgaattgaCTGCAGGTCAATCACGTGGCCTTACACTTAAATCTATGCCAGAGCTCACACTCTGCGTCCCGCCTCCATATAGACAATCTGTTAGTTTTGATTTGccgatttgtgttttgattgacagtcgcCTATACTACTACCTTGCtacggtttatttttctaataccAGTAGATTAGACGTGGCCTATATCTTTTTTTTACGTTTAGTCATTAAAGTGgactcagaaaaaaagaaatgaactcGGGGCCGGGCTAATACTGTAGATTAGATTTTTATGTAGAAGTTGTTAGCCCGCTCCAAGGAATTTGATATGTAAATTGAGGTAGAGATCACAATCAGTCATTTTGAGACGGTACGTACATTATTGTCATACTGACCAGATGCTGGCAGACGACTTAAAACAAAGCCCAACAAAgctgtaatataaaatatattataaagatatcTAGTCTTTTGAGACGGTCCCTATCTGAGCGTGTCGTTGTGGCACGGATGTTTTTCTTGGCGAAGAGAGGCGGGATTCAGATCATATGACCTCGCTGGATGGGAGCAGCATGGCGGCGTTGCATGTCTCGCTGCACAACAAACTCTGGCAATACTGTATCTATACCTACCCGAGCTCCAAATAACACCGAGACCCCGGGCTATCCCGCTCCGCTGTACAGCACAGCAACATGGAGGACGAGCCCAAGCTACAGTTCCCGTCTCTGCCGGACTACAAAGAAGAAACACTGGTGAGGAGGCGATGTCTCCGCTTGCATTGAAATTTGAATACAATCATGTTACTATTTCATATAGAAGCGAGTCTGTAATTGATCATGACAAGTCAGTTTAGGAGGATGGCACAAGTTTCTGAAGACAAAACAAAGATggcttttatttaaattaatttttgtcttgtttttttctcttttacatAAAGATTAC encodes the following:
- the LOC117416995 gene encoding 26S proteasome regulatory subunit 10B, with product MADPREKGLQDYRKKLLEHKEIDGRLKELREQLKELTKQYEKSENDLKALQSVGQIVGEVLKQLTEEKFIVKATNGPRYVVGCRRQLDKSKLKPGTRVALDMTTLTIMRYLPREVDPLVYNMSHEDPGSVSYSEIGGLSEQIRELREVIELPLTNPELFLRVGIIPPKGCLLYGPPGTGKTLLARAVASQLDCNFLKVVSSSIVDKYIGESARLIREMFNYARDHQPCIIFMDEIDAIGGRRFSEGTSADREIQRTLMELLNQMDGFDTLHRVKMIMATNRPDTLDPALLRPGRLDRKIHIELPNEQARLDILKIHSGPITKHGEMDYEAIVKLSDGFNGADLRNVCTEAGMFAIRADHEYVTQEDFMKAVRKVADSKKLESKLDYKPI